Proteins encoded in a region of the Pseudomonas syringae KCTC 12500 genome:
- the argR gene encoding transcriptional regulator ArgR, which produces MTAHRIGFLVWPGTKALTLALAEEALRVAQRVHPEVVYELSFLQAEATEPSALAGAWQLPGEPWAGRLEGFQKLFLLADEPPAGVAPALGSALKQLVRAGCSIGGLSAGVYPLAQLGLLDGYRAAVHWRWQDDFAERFPKVIATSHLFDWDRDRLTACGGMSVLDLLLAVLSRDHGAELAGAVSEELVVERIREGGERQRIPLQNRLGSSHPKLTQAVLLMEANIEEPLTTDEIAQHVCVSRRQLERIFKQYLNRVPSQYYLELRLNKARQMLMQTSKSIIQIGLSCGFSSGPHFSSAYRNFFGATPREDRNQRRSSSPFELSPVPAERG; this is translated from the coding sequence ATGACTGCCCATCGAATAGGTTTCCTCGTCTGGCCTGGCACCAAAGCCCTGACCCTGGCACTGGCCGAGGAAGCCTTGCGCGTAGCGCAGCGCGTTCACCCTGAAGTGGTCTATGAGCTGTCGTTCCTGCAGGCCGAGGCCACGGAGCCTTCGGCGCTCGCCGGCGCGTGGCAATTGCCGGGTGAGCCCTGGGCCGGCCGGCTGGAAGGCTTTCAGAAGCTGTTTTTGCTGGCTGACGAGCCTCCTGCAGGTGTGGCCCCGGCGCTGGGCAGCGCGCTCAAGCAACTGGTGCGTGCCGGCTGTTCGATTGGCGGGCTGTCGGCGGGCGTCTATCCGCTTGCGCAACTGGGCCTGCTGGATGGCTACCGTGCCGCCGTGCACTGGCGCTGGCAGGACGACTTTGCCGAGCGTTTCCCCAAGGTCATTGCCACCAGCCATTTGTTCGATTGGGATCGGGATCGCCTGACCGCCTGTGGTGGTATGTCGGTGCTCGACCTGCTGCTGGCGGTGCTGTCCCGTGATCATGGGGCCGAACTGGCCGGGGCGGTTTCCGAAGAGCTGGTGGTCGAGCGCATTCGCGAAGGCGGCGAGCGTCAGCGCATTCCGCTGCAGAACCGTCTGGGCTCCAGCCATCCCAAGCTGACCCAGGCGGTGCTACTGATGGAAGCCAACATCGAAGAGCCATTGACCACCGACGAAATCGCTCAGCATGTGTGCGTGTCTCGTCGTCAGTTGGAACGGATCTTCAAGCAGTACCTCAACCGTGTGCCCAGCCAGTACTACCTGGAGCTGCGCCTGAACAAGGCGCGCCAGATGCTGATGCAGACCAGCAAGTCGATCATTCAGATCGGCCTTTCGTGCGGTTTTTCCTCGGGGCCGCACTTCTCCAGCGCCTACCGCAATTTCTTCGGTGCCACGCCGCGCGAAGACCGCAATCAGCGACGCAGTAGCAGCCCGTTCGAACTTTCCCCTGTGCCTGCCGAACGCGGTTGA
- a CDS encoding ABC transporter permease, with protein MLKGYGAVILEGAWLTLQLALSSMALAIVLGLIGVALRLSPVRWIAWLGDLYSTVVRGIPDLVLILLIFYGGQDLLNRVAPLLGFDDYIDLDPLMAGICTLGFIFGAYLSETFRGAFMAIPKGQAEAGMAYGLSSGKVFFRILVPQMIRLAIPGFTNNWLVLTKATALISVVGLQDMMFKAKQAADATREPFTFFLAVAAMYLVITSVSLLALRYLEKRYSVGVRAADL; from the coding sequence ATGTTGAAAGGTTACGGAGCTGTCATCCTCGAAGGTGCCTGGCTGACGTTGCAGCTGGCCCTGTCGTCGATGGCTCTGGCGATCGTTCTCGGTCTGATCGGCGTGGCGCTGAGGCTGTCTCCGGTACGCTGGATCGCCTGGCTGGGCGACCTGTACAGCACGGTGGTTCGTGGTATTCCCGATCTGGTCCTGATTCTGCTGATCTTCTACGGCGGCCAGGACCTGCTCAACCGCGTCGCCCCGTTGCTGGGGTTTGACGACTACATCGACCTTGATCCGTTGATGGCAGGCATCTGCACGCTGGGCTTCATCTTCGGCGCGTATCTTTCGGAAACCTTTCGCGGTGCGTTCATGGCCATTCCCAAGGGGCAGGCCGAGGCGGGCATGGCGTATGGCCTGAGTAGCGGCAAGGTGTTCTTCCGTATTCTGGTGCCGCAGATGATTCGTCTGGCGATTCCCGGTTTCACCAACAACTGGCTGGTGCTGACCAAGGCCACCGCGCTGATTTCCGTGGTCGGTCTACAGGACATGATGTTCAAGGCCAAGCAGGCGGCCGATGCCACCCGCGAGCCTTTCACCTTCTTTCTGGCGGTTGCGGCGATGTACCTGGTGATCACCAGCGTGTCGCTGCTCGCCTTGCGTTACCTCGAAAAACGCTACTCGGTGGGCGTGAGGGCGGCTGACCTATGA
- a CDS encoding aspartate aminotransferase family protein, giving the protein MSVEHAAVQRADFDQVMVPNYAPAGFIPVRGAGSRVWDQAGRELVDFSGGIAVNVLGHCHPALVGALTEQANNLWHVSNVFTNEPTLRLAKKLVDATFAERVFFCNSGAEANEAAFKLARRVAHDQYGPEKYEIIAALNSFHGRTLFTVSVGGQPKYSDGFGPKITGISHVPYNDLDALKAAVTDKTCAVVLEPIQGEGGVLPGQLEYLQGARKLCDEHNALLVFDEVQSGMGRSGHLFAYMHYGVTPDILSSAKSIGGGFPLAAMLTTEKLARHFAVGVHGTTYGGNPLACAVGEAVIDVINTPEVLAGVQRKHQQFKTRLESIGQQYGVFSEVRGLGLLIGCVLSDAWKGKAKDIFNAAEAQDLMILQAGPDVIRFAPSLVIEDADIEEGLNRFERAIAKLTS; this is encoded by the coding sequence ATGTCCGTTGAGCATGCTGCGGTGCAACGCGCCGATTTCGACCAGGTAATGGTCCCCAATTACGCCCCGGCCGGGTTCATCCCTGTGCGCGGTGCGGGCTCCCGGGTCTGGGATCAGGCGGGGCGCGAACTGGTGGATTTCTCGGGCGGTATCGCCGTCAACGTATTAGGCCACTGCCACCCGGCGCTGGTCGGTGCCTTGACCGAGCAGGCCAATAACCTCTGGCATGTGTCCAACGTCTTCACCAACGAGCCGACCCTGCGTCTGGCGAAAAAACTGGTGGATGCGACGTTTGCCGAGCGCGTGTTCTTCTGTAACTCCGGTGCTGAAGCCAACGAAGCCGCCTTCAAGCTGGCACGCCGTGTGGCGCATGACCAGTACGGCCCGGAGAAGTACGAAATCATCGCGGCGCTGAACAGCTTTCATGGCCGCACCCTGTTCACCGTCAGCGTGGGTGGGCAGCCGAAGTATTCCGATGGTTTCGGGCCGAAGATCACCGGCATCAGCCATGTGCCGTACAACGACCTCGACGCACTGAAGGCTGCTGTTACCGACAAGACCTGTGCCGTGGTGCTGGAGCCGATTCAGGGCGAGGGCGGTGTTCTGCCGGGTCAGCTGGAATACCTGCAAGGTGCGCGCAAGCTGTGTGACGAGCACAACGCTCTGCTGGTGTTCGATGAAGTGCAGAGCGGCATGGGCCGCAGCGGTCATCTGTTCGCCTACATGCATTACGGCGTGACCCCGGACATCCTTTCCAGCGCCAAGAGCATCGGCGGCGGTTTCCCGCTGGCGGCCATGTTGACCACTGAAAAGCTCGCCAGGCACTTCGCGGTCGGCGTGCACGGCACCACCTATGGCGGCAACCCGCTGGCCTGCGCGGTCGGTGAGGCGGTCATCGATGTCATCAATACGCCTGAAGTGCTTGCGGGCGTGCAGCGCAAGCATCAGCAATTCAAGACCCGTCTGGAAAGTATCGGCCAGCAATACGGCGTGTTCAGCGAAGTGCGCGGTCTGGGCCTGTTGATCGGTTGCGTGTTGTCCGATGCCTGGAAAGGCAAGGCCAAGGACATCTTCAATGCGGCCGAGGCCCAGGACCTGATGATCCTGCAGGCCGGCCCTGACGTGATTCGTTTCGCGCCGAGCCTGGTGATTGAAGACGCAGACATCGAAGAGGGCCTGAACCGCTTCGAACGCGCCATCGCCAAACTGACATCCTGA
- the astB gene encoding N-succinylarginine dihydrolase, protein MKSCEVNFDGLVGPTHNYGGLSYGNVASQSNSQQSANPREAALQGLAKMKALMDLGFTQGVLAPQERPDVSGLRRLGFTGSDEQVIEKAARQDMPLLVASCSASSMWVANAATVSPSADTADGRVHFTAANLNCKYHRSIEHPTTTRVLGAMFADAKHFAHHPALPPVAQFGDEGAANHTRFCRDYGEAGVEFFVFGRSAFDTRYPAPQKYPARQTLEASRAVARLHGLSEAGVVYSQQNPAVIDQGVFHNDVIAVGNGEVLFYHQDAFLNTEPMLDELRDKLSRVGGQLRAICVPHAEVSVQDAVRSYLFNSQLLSRPDGSMLLIVPQECQANANVWAYLQRLIADDSPVAEVKVFDLKQSMQNGGGPACLRLRVALNDTELAAVNPGVIMTAPLYETLTQWVDRHYRDRMSESDLADPRLLNECRAALDELTQILKLGAVYPFQLN, encoded by the coding sequence ATGAAGTCCTGTGAAGTGAATTTTGACGGTCTGGTCGGGCCAACCCACAACTACGGCGGGTTGTCCTACGGTAACGTTGCCTCCCAGAGTAACAGCCAGCAAAGTGCTAACCCGCGTGAGGCGGCGCTGCAAGGCCTGGCGAAAATGAAAGCGCTGATGGACCTGGGTTTTACCCAAGGCGTGCTGGCACCGCAGGAACGTCCTGATGTGTCCGGCCTGCGCCGTCTGGGCTTCACCGGCAGCGATGAGCAGGTGATTGAAAAAGCGGCCCGTCAGGACATGCCGTTGCTGGTCGCCAGTTGCTCGGCATCCAGCATGTGGGTGGCCAACGCGGCCACGGTCAGCCCCAGTGCCGACACTGCCGATGGGCGCGTGCATTTCACGGCGGCCAACCTCAACTGCAAATACCACCGCAGCATCGAGCATCCGACCACCACCCGCGTGCTCGGCGCGATGTTCGCGGATGCAAAGCATTTCGCTCATCACCCTGCGCTACCGCCTGTCGCGCAGTTTGGCGATGAAGGCGCTGCCAACCACACCCGTTTCTGTCGTGATTACGGAGAGGCCGGTGTCGAGTTTTTCGTGTTTGGCCGCAGTGCCTTCGACACGCGCTACCCGGCGCCGCAGAAGTATCCGGCGCGTCAGACCCTGGAGGCGTCACGCGCCGTTGCGCGGCTGCACGGTCTGAGCGAAGCCGGCGTGGTCTATAGTCAGCAGAACCCGGCGGTCATTGATCAGGGGGTGTTCCACAACGATGTGATTGCGGTCGGCAACGGTGAGGTGCTGTTCTATCACCAGGACGCATTCCTCAATACCGAGCCGATGCTCGATGAGCTGCGCGACAAACTCAGTCGTGTCGGCGGGCAGTTGCGGGCGATTTGCGTACCGCATGCCGAGGTCTCGGTTCAGGATGCCGTGCGCTCCTACCTGTTCAATAGCCAGCTGTTGTCGCGGCCCGATGGCTCGATGTTGTTGATCGTGCCGCAGGAGTGCCAGGCGAACGCGAATGTCTGGGCTTATCTGCAACGATTGATCGCCGATGACAGCCCGGTTGCCGAGGTCAAGGTGTTCGACCTCAAACAAAGCATGCAGAACGGTGGTGGTCCAGCCTGCCTGCGCTTGCGGGTGGCGCTCAACGACACCGAGCTGGCTGCGGTGAATCCGGGGGTGATCATGACTGCGCCGTTGTACGAAACGTTGACGCAGTGGGTCGACAGGCACTACCGGGACCGCATGAGTGAAAGCGATCTGGCCGACCCTCGATTGCTCAACGAATGCCGCGCGGCATTGGATGAACTGACGCAAATCCTTAAACTGGGCGCGGTTTATCCGTTCCAACTGAATTGA
- a CDS encoding ABC transporter ATP-binding protein: MNKLEVQDLHKRYGSHEVIKGVSMTARAGDVISIIGSSGSGKSTFLRCINLLEQPHAGKILLNNEELKLVPNKEGGLKAADAKQLQRMRSRLSMVFQHFNLWSHMTALQNIIEAPVHVLGVSKKEALEKAEHYLAKVGVSHRKDAYPGHMSGGEQQRVAIARALAMEPEVMLFDEPTSALDPELVGDVLKVMQGLAQEGRTMVVVTHEMGFAREVSNQLVFLHQGVVLERGAPREVLANPQTERLQQFLSGSLK; the protein is encoded by the coding sequence ATGAACAAACTGGAAGTGCAGGACCTGCACAAGCGCTACGGCAGTCACGAAGTGATCAAGGGTGTGTCCATGACCGCCAGGGCCGGCGATGTCATCAGCATCATCGGCTCCAGCGGCTCTGGCAAAAGCACCTTTCTGCGCTGCATCAACCTGCTCGAACAGCCCCATGCCGGCAAGATCCTGCTCAACAACGAAGAGCTGAAGCTGGTGCCGAACAAGGAAGGCGGTTTGAAAGCTGCCGACGCCAAGCAGTTGCAGCGTATGCGTTCACGCCTGTCGATGGTGTTTCAGCACTTCAACCTGTGGTCGCACATGACGGCACTGCAGAACATCATCGAAGCGCCGGTCCATGTGCTGGGTGTGTCGAAAAAGGAAGCGCTGGAAAAGGCTGAACATTATCTGGCCAAAGTCGGCGTGTCCCATCGCAAAGACGCTTACCCTGGGCACATGTCCGGCGGTGAGCAGCAGCGTGTGGCGATTGCCCGCGCACTGGCGATGGAGCCCGAGGTCATGCTGTTCGATGAGCCGACCTCGGCGCTGGACCCGGAGCTGGTCGGTGATGTGCTCAAGGTCATGCAGGGCTTGGCTCAGGAAGGCCGCACCATGGTGGTGGTGACTCACGAAATGGGTTTCGCCCGTGAGGTCTCCAATCAGCTGGTTTTCCTGCATCAGGGTGTCGTTCTGGAGCGTGGTGCCCCGCGCGAAGTGCTGGCCAATCCGCAGACCGAGCGTTTGCAGCAATTCCTGTCCGGCAGCCTGAAGTGA
- a CDS encoding ABC transporter permease — protein MIFDYNVIWDSLPLYFGGLLTTLKLLAISLAFGLLAALPLGLMRVSKNPWVNIPAWLYTYVIRGTPMLVQLFLIYYGLAQFDAVRESFLWPWLSSATFCACLAFTINTSAYTAEIIAGSLKSTPAGEIEAARAMGMSKAKMYRRILLPSALRRALPQYSNEVIMMLQTTSLASIVTLIDITGAARTVNAQFYLPFEAYITAGVFYLCLTFILVRLFKIAERRWLGYLAPRKV, from the coding sequence ATGATCTTTGACTACAACGTGATCTGGGACAGTCTGCCGCTGTACTTCGGCGGCCTGCTGACCACCCTGAAGCTGCTGGCGATTTCACTCGCGTTCGGGCTGCTGGCGGCATTGCCGCTGGGCCTGATGCGGGTCTCGAAAAACCCTTGGGTGAACATCCCTGCCTGGCTGTACACCTACGTGATTCGCGGCACGCCGATGCTGGTGCAGCTGTTTCTGATCTATTACGGGCTGGCCCAGTTCGATGCGGTGCGCGAAAGCTTTTTGTGGCCCTGGCTGTCCAGTGCCACCTTCTGTGCCTGCCTGGCGTTCACCATCAACACCAGCGCCTACACGGCGGAGATCATCGCCGGCAGCCTCAAGTCCACACCGGCCGGTGAAATCGAGGCCGCGCGGGCCATGGGCATGTCGAAAGCCAAGATGTACCGGCGCATTCTGCTGCCCTCGGCCTTGCGCCGGGCGCTGCCGCAGTACAGCAACGAGGTCATCATGATGCTGCAGACCACCAGTCTGGCGTCCATCGTGACCCTGATCGACATCACCGGCGCGGCCCGTACGGTCAACGCGCAGTTCTACCTGCCTTTCGAGGCTTACATCACCGCAGGCGTTTTCTATCTTTGCCTGACATTCATTCTGGTGCGGCTGTTCAAGATCGCCGAACGCCGCTGGCTGGGCTACCTCGCCCCACGGAAGGTCTGA
- the aruF gene encoding arginine/ornithine succinyltransferase subunit alpha, with amino-acid sequence MLVMRPAQMADLAEVQRLAADSPIGVTSLPDDAGRLTDKIGSSEASFAAEVSFNGEETYFFVLEDSESGKLVGCSGIVASAGYSEPFYSFRNETFVHASRELKIHNKIHVLSQCHDLTGNSLLTSFYVVPELVGTAWSELNSRGRLLFVASHPERFADSVVTEIVGYSDEQGDSPFWDAIGRNFFDINYAAAERLCGLKSRTFLAELMPHYPIYVPLLPDAAQEAMGQVHPRAQITFDILMREGFETDHYIDIFDGGPTLHARVSGIRSIAQSRLVPVKVEPGQGSDVGKGGRLYLIANGLLQDYRAVLLELDWAPGRPVVLSLQAADALGVGEGASVRIVAV; translated from the coding sequence ATGCTGGTAATGCGCCCTGCGCAAATGGCTGACCTGGCCGAGGTTCAACGCCTCGCTGCCGACAGCCCTATCGGTGTCACGTCCTTGCCCGACGATGCTGGCCGCCTGACCGACAAGATCGGCTCGTCGGAGGCGTCGTTTGCCGCCGAAGTCAGCTTCAACGGCGAAGAAACCTACTTCTTCGTGCTCGAAGACAGCGAAAGCGGCAAGCTGGTGGGCTGCTCGGGCATCGTGGCCTCGGCGGGCTACTCCGAGCCGTTCTACAGTTTTCGCAACGAAACCTTCGTGCATGCTTCCCGCGAACTGAAGATCCATAACAAGATTCACGTGCTGTCGCAGTGTCATGACCTGACCGGCAACAGTTTGTTGACCAGTTTCTACGTGGTCCCGGAGCTGGTCGGCACGGCATGGTCGGAGCTCAATTCGCGCGGTCGGCTGCTGTTTGTCGCCAGTCACCCCGAGCGCTTTGCCGATTCGGTGGTGACCGAGATCGTCGGTTACAGCGATGAGCAGGGCGACTCACCGTTCTGGGATGCCATCGGGCGCAACTTCTTCGATATCAATTACGCCGCTGCCGAACGCCTGTGCGGGCTGAAAAGCCGGACCTTCCTCGCCGAGCTGATGCCGCATTACCCGATCTACGTGCCACTGCTGCCCGACGCAGCGCAGGAAGCCATGGGGCAGGTGCATCCGCGCGCGCAGATCACCTTCGACATCCTGATGCGCGAGGGCTTTGAAACCGATCACTACATCGACATTTTCGACGGTGGACCAACGCTGCACGCTCGGGTGTCCGGAATTCGTTCGATTGCCCAGAGCCGTCTGGTTCCGGTCAAGGTCGAGCCCGGGCAAGGCAGCGATGTCGGCAAGGGTGGGCGTCTGTATCTGATCGCCAATGGCCTGTTGCAGGACTACCGCGCGGTGCTGCTGGAACTGGACTGGGCGCCCGGCAGGCCGGTGGTGCTGAGCCTCCAGGCTGCCGATGCCCTGGGTGTTGGTGAAGGTGCCAGTGTACGGATTGTCGCGGTCTGA
- the astA gene encoding arginine N-succinyltransferase — protein sequence MIVRPVRSSDLPALIELARSTGAGLTTLPANEQRLAHRVGWAEKTFRGEAERGDADYLFVLEDDDGRVVGISAIAGAVGLREPWYNYRVGLTVSASQELNIYREIPTLFLANDLTGNSELCSLFLHSDSRNGLNGRLLSKARMLFIAEFPRLFGNKIIAEMRGMSDEQGRSPFWESLGRHFFKMEFSQADYLTGVGNKAFIAELMPKFPLYSCFLSEDARNVIGRVHADTEPALTMLKSEGFSYQGYVDIFDAGPAIECETGKIRAIKDSQALVLAIGTPGDDAPQFLIYNRKREDCRVTVGAARFAAGTLVVAPQTAKRLRMSAGDNVRAVPLSAAREGV from the coding sequence ATGATCGTTCGTCCTGTACGCAGCAGCGACCTGCCCGCGTTGATCGAGCTGGCGCGTAGCACCGGCGCCGGTCTGACGACTCTGCCCGCCAATGAGCAGCGTCTGGCGCACCGGGTAGGCTGGGCCGAAAAGACCTTTCGCGGAGAAGCCGAGCGCGGCGATGCCGATTATCTGTTCGTGCTGGAAGACGACGACGGCCGGGTGGTGGGCATTTCCGCCATCGCCGGGGCGGTCGGTCTGCGCGAGCCCTGGTACAACTACCGGGTCGGTCTCACCGTCAGCGCTTCACAGGAGCTGAACATCTACCGGGAAATTCCGACCCTGTTCCTGGCCAACGACCTGACCGGCAATTCCGAGCTGTGCTCGCTGTTCCTGCACAGTGATTCGCGTAACGGCCTCAACGGTCGCCTGCTGTCCAAGGCGCGCATGCTGTTCATCGCCGAATTCCCCAGGCTGTTCGGCAACAAGATCATTGCCGAAATGCGCGGCATGTCCGATGAGCAGGGCCGTTCGCCGTTCTGGGAAAGTCTGGGGCGGCATTTCTTCAAGATGGAATTCAGTCAGGCCGATTACCTGACCGGCGTGGGCAACAAGGCATTCATCGCCGAACTGATGCCCAAGTTTCCGTTGTACAGCTGCTTTCTTTCCGAAGACGCACGCAACGTGATCGGTCGGGTGCATGCCGACACCGAGCCTGCGCTGACCATGCTCAAGAGCGAAGGCTTTTCGTATCAGGGTTATGTCGACATCTTCGATGCCGGCCCGGCCATCGAGTGCGAGACCGGCAAGATTCGCGCAATCAAGGACAGCCAGGCGCTGGTGCTGGCCATCGGCACGCCAGGTGACGACGCTCCACAGTTCCTCATCTACAACCGCAAGCGTGAAGACTGCCGCGTAACGGTAGGCGCTGCGCGTTTTGCCGCCGGTACGCTGGTCGTCGCTCCGCAAACCGCCAAGCGGCTGCGCATGAGTGCGGGCGACAATGTGCGCGCGGTACCCTTGTCTGCGGCGCGGGAGGGCGTTTGA
- a CDS encoding succinylglutamate desuccinylase/aspartoacylase family protein, producing MQRTNHVLPWSTLGTQRTLSVFRFGTGERKAYIQASLHADELPGMRTAWELKKRLTELEQQGLLKGVVELVPVANPLGLGQLLQGAHQGRFEFGSGKNFNRDFTELSEPVAELLEGQLGDDPRANTRLIRQAMSAALEGLPAPQSELQGMQRILLSHACVADVVLDLHCDADAALHMYALPQHWPQWRSLSAHLNIQVALLAEDSGGSSFDEACSLPWLRLSRIFPQAQIPLACLATTLELGGQADTGKPQALAHAEGILAFLAEQGFISGDWPQPAHEACEGLPFEGTELLYAPHPGVVTFLRAAGDRVEVGDPLFEVIDPLSDQVSTICANTAGVLFAIERLRYAQPGFWLAKVAGRTALRHGRLLSD from the coding sequence ATGCAAAGAACCAATCATGTATTGCCGTGGAGCACCCTCGGCACCCAACGCACGCTGAGCGTCTTTCGCTTCGGCACCGGTGAGCGCAAGGCCTACATCCAGGCCAGCCTGCATGCCGACGAACTGCCCGGCATGCGCACGGCCTGGGAGCTGAAAAAACGCCTCACAGAGCTGGAGCAGCAGGGCCTCCTCAAAGGTGTTGTCGAACTGGTGCCGGTGGCCAATCCACTGGGCCTGGGGCAGTTGCTGCAAGGTGCGCATCAGGGCCGTTTCGAGTTCGGCAGTGGCAAGAATTTCAACCGTGACTTCACCGAGCTGAGCGAGCCGGTCGCCGAGTTGCTGGAAGGTCAGCTGGGCGATGATCCGCGCGCCAATACCCGGCTGATTCGCCAGGCAATGAGCGCTGCGCTCGAAGGTCTGCCCGCGCCGCAGAGCGAATTGCAAGGCATGCAACGCATCCTGCTCAGTCACGCCTGCGTCGCTGATGTGGTGCTCGATCTGCATTGTGATGCTGATGCCGCGTTGCACATGTACGCCTTGCCGCAGCACTGGCCACAATGGCGTTCGCTGTCGGCGCATCTGAATATCCAGGTGGCGCTGCTCGCCGAGGATTCCGGTGGCAGCTCCTTCGATGAAGCCTGCTCGCTGCCATGGTTGCGCCTTTCGCGGATTTTCCCGCAGGCGCAGATCCCGCTGGCCTGCCTCGCGACTACCCTTGAACTGGGCGGTCAGGCCGATACTGGCAAGCCGCAGGCCCTCGCGCACGCCGAGGGTATCCTGGCGTTCCTCGCCGAACAGGGCTTCATCAGCGGCGACTGGCCGCAGCCGGCGCATGAAGCCTGCGAAGGCTTGCCGTTCGAGGGCACCGAATTGCTCTATGCGCCGCACCCTGGCGTGGTGACGTTCCTGCGCGCGGCAGGCGACAGGGTCGAGGTGGGCGATCCGCTGTTCGAAGTGATCGACCCGCTGTCCGATCAGGTCAGTACCATTTGTGCGAATACTGCCGGGGTGTTGTTCGCCATCGAGCGGCTTCGTTACGCTCAACCCGGTTTCTGGCTGGCCAAGGTGGCGGGGCGCACGGCGCTGCGTCACGGACGTCTGCTCAGTGATTGA
- the astD gene encoding succinylglutamate-semialdehyde dehydrogenase, whose translation MMNSLYIAGAWQDGQGEVVNSLNPVTQQVLWSGRGASAAQVEQAVQAARQAFPAWALLSLDQRIAVLEAFAARLKQHADALAQCIGEETGKPLWESATEVTSMVNKIAISVQSYRERTGEKSGPLGDATAVLRHKPHGVVAVFGPYNFPGHLPNGHIVPALLAGNVVLFKPSELTPKVAELTVKCWIEAGLPAGVLNLLQGGRETGIALAANPGIDGLFFTGSSRTGNALHQQFAGRPDKILALEMGGNNPLIVDQVQDIDAAVYTIIQSAFISAGQRCTCARRLLVPEGDWGDALLARLVGVSATIEAGAFDQQPAPFMGSVISLEAARALLDAQRNLLANGALTLLEMRQPQPGSALLTPGIIDVSAVPDRPDEELFGPLLQVIRYAGFDAAIAEANATRYGLAAGLLSDSEARYQQFWLNSRAGIVNWNKPLTGAASSAPFGGVGASGNHRASAYYAADYCAYPVASLEAGSLTLPATLTPGIRLS comes from the coding sequence TTGATGAATAGCCTTTACATCGCAGGTGCCTGGCAGGACGGGCAGGGTGAGGTGGTCAATTCGCTGAACCCGGTGACCCAGCAGGTGCTGTGGTCCGGGCGTGGGGCGAGCGCCGCGCAGGTCGAGCAGGCGGTGCAGGCGGCGCGTCAGGCATTTCCCGCCTGGGCGCTGCTGTCTCTGGATCAGCGCATCGCGGTACTGGAGGCCTTCGCTGCACGGCTCAAACAGCACGCCGACGCGCTGGCGCAGTGCATCGGTGAAGAAACCGGCAAACCTTTGTGGGAGTCGGCGACCGAAGTGACCAGCATGGTCAACAAGATTGCCATCTCGGTGCAGAGCTATCGCGAACGAACCGGCGAAAAGAGCGGGCCACTGGGCGACGCCACTGCGGTACTGCGCCACAAGCCGCACGGCGTGGTCGCCGTGTTCGGCCCGTACAACTTTCCCGGGCATCTGCCCAACGGCCATATCGTCCCGGCCTTGCTGGCGGGCAACGTGGTGCTGTTCAAACCCAGCGAACTGACACCGAAAGTCGCTGAGCTGACCGTCAAGTGCTGGATCGAAGCCGGACTGCCTGCCGGGGTTCTGAACCTGCTGCAGGGCGGTCGCGAAACCGGTATCGCGCTGGCGGCCAATCCGGGTATCGACGGCCTGTTCTTCACTGGGTCGAGCCGGACCGGCAATGCGCTGCATCAGCAGTTCGCCGGTCGGCCGGACAAGATCCTTGCGCTGGAAATGGGCGGTAACAACCCGTTGATCGTCGATCAGGTTCAGGACATCGATGCAGCGGTGTACACCATCATTCAGTCCGCCTTCATTTCCGCGGGCCAGCGCTGCACCTGTGCGCGTCGTCTGCTGGTGCCCGAAGGCGACTGGGGTGATGCCTTGCTGGCACGACTGGTGGGCGTCAGCGCTACTATCGAAGCCGGTGCGTTCGATCAACAGCCTGCGCCGTTCATGGGTTCGGTGATTTCGCTGGAGGCTGCACGCGCCTTGCTCGACGCGCAGCGCAATCTGCTCGCCAACGGCGCACTGACCCTGCTGGAAATGCGCCAGCCGCAGCCCGGCTCGGCGCTGCTGACGCCGGGCATTATCGATGTCAGCGCGGTGCCCGATCGACCCGACGAAGAGCTGTTCGGCCCGCTGCTGCAGGTCATCCGCTACGCCGGTTTTGACGCCGCCATCGCCGAAGCCAACGCCACCCGTTATGGCCTGGCGGCAGGTCTGCTCTCTGACTCCGAAGCGCGTTATCAGCAGTTCTGGCTGAACAGCCGTGCCGGGATCGTCAACTGGAACAAGCCGTTGACCGGAGCCGCCAGCAGCGCGCCGTTCGGCGGTGTAGGTGCCTCGGGCAACCACCGCGCCAGCGCCTATTACGCGGCCGATTACTGCGCCTATCCGGTGGCTTCGCTGGAGGCCGGCAGCCTGACGCTGCCTGCGACACTGACCCCAGGTATCAGGCTGAGCTGA